One region of Nothobranchius furzeri strain GRZ-AD chromosome 16, NfurGRZ-RIMD1, whole genome shotgun sequence genomic DNA includes:
- the LOC107387773 gene encoding potassium channel subfamily K member 1, with protein MALGGGSFMERRQAGINFALLLVAYILYLLLGAGIFSAIELPYEHELRGEVQAVRRDFLSNNTCVSDARLEELLALALEASNYGVSILGNNSSRNWDFISSLFFTSTVLTTTGYGHTVPLSDGGKLFCIFYSLLGIPITLFFLSTVVERLMVLVTRRPVSYFHRRWAISRPKLAAMHATFLSIIMALLFLIIPACIFLALEEDWNFLESLYFCFISLTTIGLGDYVPGETSNKEANPHPHLYRLAITVYLLLGLVCVLVVMETFFELPQMRQLRQKFLQENIRELDSESTNIIDHDHLSGQATDPTYQMTSSVQPPVIPSVSEQAETMRQNNTTVPYAPVAVSAVNGNLR; from the exons ATGGCGCTCGGAGGAGGAAGCTTCATGGAGCGACGCCAGGCAGGGATAAACTTTGCGCTGCTGCTCGTCGCCTACATCTTATACCTGCTCCTCGGCGCTGGGATATTCTCGGCCATCGAGCTGCCATATGAGCACGAGCTCCGGGGGGAGGTGCAGGCGGTCAGACGGGACTTCCTGAGCAACAACACCTGCGTGTCAGACGCGCGCCTTGAGGAGCTCCTGGCTCTCGCGCTGGAGGCCAGTAACTATGGCGTGTCCATCCTTGGTAACAACAGCAGCCGCAACTGGGACTTCATATCATCCCTGTTCTTCACCAGCACCGTGCTGACGACAACAG GTTATGGCCACACTGTTCCCCTCTCTGATGGAGGGAAGCTATTCTGCATCTTCTACTCCCTCTTAGGCATCCCCATCACCCTCTTCTTCCTCTCCACTGTGGTGGAGAGGCTTATGGTCTTGGTGACCCGACGGCCAGTCTCCTACTTCCATCGGCGATGGGCGATTTCTCGGCCCAAACTGGCTGCGATGCATGCCACATTCCTCAGCATCATCATGGCTTTGCTCTTCCTCATCATCCCTGCATGTATCTTTTTAGCTCTGGAGGAGGACTGGAACTTTTTAGAGTCTTTGTATTTTTGCTTTATCTCACTGACGACTATTGGACTTGGGGATTATGTTCCTGGAGAAACTTCTAATAAAGAGGCCAACCCTCACCCACATCTGTACCGGCTGGCCATTACAG TATATTTGCTGCTAGGTTTGGTGTGTGTCCTGGTTGTCATGGAGACATTCTTTGAGCTTCCCCAAATGAGACAACTAAGACAGAAGTTCCTCCAAGAAAACATTCGAGAACTGGACTCAGAATCCACCAACATCATTGATCACGATCACCTGAGTGGCCAGGCGACTGACCCGACGTATCAGATGACATCTTCAGTTCAGCCGCCGGTAATCCCTTCAGTGTCAGAACAGGCAGAGACCATGAGGCAGAACAACACAACAGTTCCTTACGCCCCCGTTGCAGTATCCGCTGTTAATGGAAACCTGAGATAA